From the genome of Paraburkholderia flava, one region includes:
- a CDS encoding undecaprenyl-phosphate glucose phosphotransferase, whose product MSTVDFAHSRRKAHAHAHGPEGLLARAVDVLVIAGGAAAAAQARFSDLTVAHLDFSFVAFATALTLTLFPVFGIYESWRGRSLMSLASRISLAWCVVQCCAVVLMFWLHRIDFVSRLWFAYWTCLTGGALIVSRLATHAVLRRVRHAGLNLRNVAIVGSGAHCRDVVRNIAASPASGFRAAAVFDVAPAGSFEQTDASAITGVPTYKDLAQFVRHVRAEGWQELWLALPLSEERTMLRLVSEFRDDLVSIRFIPDVSSLALFDNCMIDLIGVPAINLVASPLSPHALAKKDVFDRLFAAAALFALAPLLVVIAIAIKVTSRGPVLFTQQRKGADGRVFRIYKFRSMRPHDEAPGVITQATRNDSRITRVGAFLRRTSLDELPQFFNVLRGEMSVVGPRPHALEHDELYQKVVNGYIHRYRIKPGITGWAQVNGFRGETDRVEKMQGRVEHDLYYLRNWSFALDMRIVAATISKGFLHSNAF is encoded by the coding sequence GTGAGCACCGTCGACTTCGCTCACTCACGCCGCAAGGCGCACGCTCACGCTCACGGTCCCGAGGGTCTACTCGCGCGTGCAGTCGATGTGCTCGTGATCGCGGGCGGCGCGGCTGCTGCTGCGCAGGCACGCTTCTCCGATCTCACGGTCGCGCATCTCGACTTCTCGTTCGTCGCATTTGCGACTGCATTGACGCTCACGCTCTTTCCGGTGTTCGGCATCTACGAGTCGTGGCGCGGCCGTTCGCTGATGAGTCTCGCGAGTCGCATCTCGCTCGCGTGGTGTGTCGTTCAGTGTTGTGCGGTGGTGCTGATGTTCTGGCTGCACCGGATCGATTTCGTGTCGCGGCTCTGGTTCGCGTACTGGACCTGCCTGACCGGCGGCGCGCTGATCGTGTCGCGGCTCGCGACGCATGCGGTGCTGCGCCGCGTGCGGCATGCGGGGCTCAATCTGCGCAACGTTGCGATCGTTGGGAGCGGTGCTCATTGCCGGGATGTCGTGCGCAATATTGCTGCGTCGCCTGCTAGCGGGTTTCGTGCTGCAGCAGTGTTCGATGTTGCGCCTGCCGGGTCTTTCGAGCAAACCGACGCGTCCGCGATCACCGGTGTGCCCACCTATAAAGACCTCGCGCAGTTCGTGCGCCACGTGCGTGCCGAAGGCTGGCAGGAGCTATGGCTCGCACTGCCGCTCTCGGAAGAACGCACGATGTTGCGGCTCGTCAGCGAGTTTCGCGACGACCTCGTCAGCATTCGTTTTATCCCCGACGTCAGCAGCCTTGCGCTGTTCGACAACTGCATGATCGATCTGATCGGCGTGCCGGCGATCAACCTCGTCGCGTCGCCGCTGTCTCCGCATGCGCTCGCGAAGAAAGACGTGTTCGATCGGCTATTCGCCGCAGCTGCGCTGTTTGCGCTTGCACCGCTGCTCGTCGTGATTGCGATTGCGATCAAGGTCACGTCGCGTGGACCTGTGCTGTTCACGCAGCAGCGCAAGGGCGCCGATGGTCGCGTGTTCCGCATCTACAAGTTCCGCTCGATGCGCCCGCACGACGAAGCACCTGGCGTGATCACGCAGGCGACCCGCAACGACAGCCGCATCACACGCGTCGGTGCATTCCTGCGCCGCACGAGCCTCGACGAACTGCCGCAGTTTTTCAACGTGTTGCGCGGCGAGATGTCGGTGGTGGGGCCGCGTCCGCATGCGCTAGAACACGACGAGCTGTACCAGAAGGTAGTCAACGGCTACATCCACCGCTACCGGATCAAGCCGGGCATCACCGGATGGGCACAGGTGAACGGCTTTCGCGGCGAAACGGATCGCGTCGAGAAGATGCAGGGGCGCGTCGAACACGACCTGTACTACCTGCGCAACTGGTCGTTCGCACTCGACATGCGCATCGTCGCCGCGACGATTTCGAAAGGCTTCCTGCACAGCAACGCATTTTGA
- a CDS encoding EAL domain-containing protein: protein MHSGQLKQTIDTPTRNGLSDRIREGLRAGEFHLVFQGIHESGTGRLVSTEALLRWMHPDYGLLLPDAFLEVLDEDPELAVDVTHFVIDRACAQLGACIRTGRPALPVAVNVPPSVAAQEDFAAEVEQIAHMHGIAPGLIDIELVETEDTARILATRVLTRPLRDSGIRISIDDFGTGYSSLALLSEMDVDTVKLARELLAFVPSRQRASAVIAGILALLDELGMRVVVEGVETIDQARWLEQWPNVLVQGFYFSRPTSDLAAALDAPRAQPGQ from the coding sequence GTGCACAGCGGACAACTAAAACAGACGATCGACACGCCGACACGCAACGGATTGAGCGACCGGATCCGGGAAGGACTGCGCGCCGGCGAATTCCATCTCGTGTTTCAAGGCATTCACGAATCGGGCACGGGTCGGCTCGTCAGTACCGAAGCGCTGCTGCGCTGGATGCATCCGGACTACGGGCTGCTGCTGCCGGATGCATTTCTCGAAGTGCTCGACGAAGATCCCGAACTGGCCGTCGACGTCACGCACTTCGTCATCGACCGCGCATGCGCGCAACTCGGCGCATGCATCCGCACCGGACGTCCTGCATTACCCGTCGCAGTCAACGTTCCGCCTTCGGTCGCCGCGCAGGAAGACTTCGCCGCAGAAGTCGAACAGATCGCGCACATGCACGGCATCGCACCCGGACTGATCGACATCGAACTGGTCGAAACCGAGGACACTGCACGCATTCTCGCGACGCGCGTGCTGACGCGACCGCTACGCGATTCGGGCATCCGCATCTCGATCGACGACTTCGGCACCGGCTATTCGTCGCTCGCGCTGCTGAGCGAAATGGACGTCGACACCGTGAAGCTCGCGCGCGAACTGCTCGCGTTTGTACCCTCTCGACAACGCGCGAGCGCGGTCATCGCCGGCATTCTCGCGCTGCTCGACGAACTCGGCATGCGGGTCGTCGTCGAAGGGGTCGAGACAATCGATCAGGCGCGATGGCTCGAACAATGGCCGAACGTGCTCGTCCAGGGCTTCTATTTCTCACGCCCCACCAGCGACCTCGCCGCCGCGCTGGACGCCCCGCGCGCGCAGCCCGGACAGTGA
- a CDS encoding transposase, producing MTTLPLTDEAWLRVCHLFEEPASTAGVGRPRRRSRDVLNGVLWVLLNDEKWHHLPGTFPPSQTCYARWLQWKRSGVMDVVLDELRRHCTASQDDLPSDECPA from the coding sequence ATGACAACCCTCCCCCTGACCGACGAAGCCTGGCTGCGCGTCTGTCATCTGTTTGAAGAACCGGCCAGCACGGCCGGCGTCGGCCGGCCCCGCCGACGCTCCCGCGATGTACTCAACGGCGTACTGTGGGTGCTGTTGAACGATGAAAAATGGCATCACCTGCCCGGCACGTTCCCTCCGTCGCAAACCTGCTACGCGCGCTGGCTGCAGTGGAAGCGCAGCGGCGTGATGGATGTCGTGCTCGACGAACTGCGGCGTCATTGCACCGCGTCACAGGACGATCTTCCATCGGACGAGTGTCCCGCCTGA
- a CDS encoding LysR substrate-binding domain-containing protein gives MNLKHIEAFRAVMLSGSMTAAAKELFTSQPNVSRLISQLERETGLLLFQRNGVRLIPTGEGNAFFREVERTYVGLQGLANAAAQIRNRGTGRLRIAAMPSAGLTLVPRAIQRFHARHPEVTVSLHLNTSTTVNHWTASHFCDLGIVVYVSEQSNCDTEMFSNLAAVGVVPANHRLARKKILKPADFQGESFVSLCHGDGTRTLMDEVFDRAGVERVMALEAQYSAICCEMVRSGAGVTLSHPVVAEAYAGPDIAIRPFQPSIQFPNYLLFPPHQPRARLTMQFVEVLREEHAALIASIEKRKRAVR, from the coding sequence ATGAACCTCAAACACATCGAAGCGTTTCGTGCCGTGATGTTGAGCGGCTCGATGACCGCTGCGGCGAAAGAACTGTTCACGTCGCAGCCGAACGTGAGCCGGCTGATCTCGCAGCTCGAGCGTGAGACGGGGTTGCTGCTGTTCCAGCGCAACGGCGTGCGGCTGATTCCGACCGGCGAGGGCAATGCGTTCTTTCGCGAGGTCGAGCGGACTTACGTGGGCTTGCAGGGACTCGCGAATGCAGCTGCGCAGATTCGTAATCGCGGTACAGGGCGGCTGCGCATCGCGGCGATGCCGTCGGCGGGACTGACGCTTGTGCCGCGCGCGATCCAGCGGTTTCATGCGCGTCATCCGGAGGTCACCGTGTCGTTGCATCTGAATACGTCGACCACGGTAAATCACTGGACCGCGTCGCACTTCTGCGATCTAGGGATAGTGGTGTACGTGAGCGAGCAATCGAACTGCGACACCGAGATGTTTTCGAATCTCGCGGCAGTGGGCGTGGTGCCGGCAAACCATCGGCTCGCCCGCAAGAAGATCCTGAAGCCCGCCGATTTTCAGGGCGAATCGTTCGTGTCGTTATGTCATGGGGACGGCACGCGCACGCTGATGGACGAAGTGTTCGATCGCGCAGGCGTGGAGCGCGTGATGGCGCTCGAGGCGCAATACTCTGCGATCTGCTGCGAGATGGTTCGCAGCGGTGCGGGCGTGACGCTGTCGCATCCGGTGGTCGCGGAGGCTTATGCGGGACCCGACATCGCGATCCGGCCGTTTCAGCCGTCGATCCAGTTTCCGAACTACCTGCTGTTTCCGCCGCATCAGCCGCGCGCGCGTCTCACGATGCAGTTCGTCGAAGTGCTGCGTGAAGAACACGCGGCACTGATCGCGTCGATTGAGAAACGCAAGCGGGCGGTGCGGTGA
- a CDS encoding ABC transporter substrate-binding protein, translating to MNQPSSRRLPPPFRPSIHPLARVLAATLALAGTMLAHAETTLYVANVGGSNEQLYRQKIIPAFEKAHNVKIVYVAGNSSDTLAKLQAQKGHQQINVAVMDDGPMYQAMQLGLCAKIDDAPVLKDLYPLARLGPTAVGIGMVATGLGYNEEAFKKAGLPPPDSWNALTDKRLKGKIGVPPITNTYGLHTLVMLARMNGGGEKNIDPGFTAITKQVAPNVLSWAPTPGEMDGLMQSGDVILAPYGSGRAVALQNTGFPLKFIYPKEGGVALQVGACAIAENAQPALSQQFIQYLLSPEVQTMQAQAIGLGPVNRTVKLTPEVAARVPYGPDQIAKLVAVDWTTINQHRTEWTERWNRSVER from the coding sequence ATGAATCAGCCATCGTCCCGCCGGCTTCCGCCGCCCTTCCGCCCGTCGATTCATCCGCTCGCCCGCGTACTCGCGGCGACGCTCGCACTGGCGGGCACGATGCTCGCGCATGCGGAGACGACGCTTTACGTCGCGAACGTCGGCGGCTCGAACGAACAGCTGTACCGGCAGAAGATCATCCCTGCGTTCGAAAAAGCGCACAACGTGAAAATCGTCTACGTCGCGGGGAATTCGAGCGACACGCTCGCGAAACTGCAGGCGCAGAAGGGGCATCAGCAGATCAACGTCGCGGTGATGGACGACGGTCCGATGTACCAGGCGATGCAGCTCGGCCTGTGCGCGAAAATCGATGACGCGCCCGTATTGAAGGACCTGTACCCGCTCGCGCGACTCGGTCCGACCGCCGTCGGTATCGGCATGGTCGCGACGGGTCTCGGCTACAACGAAGAAGCCTTCAAGAAAGCGGGCCTGCCGCCGCCCGATTCGTGGAACGCGCTCACCGACAAACGTCTGAAGGGAAAGATCGGTGTCCCGCCGATCACCAACACGTATGGCCTGCACACGCTCGTGATGCTCGCGCGGATGAACGGCGGCGGCGAGAAGAACATCGACCCCGGCTTCACCGCGATCACGAAGCAGGTCGCGCCGAACGTGCTGTCGTGGGCACCGACGCCCGGCGAGATGGACGGGCTGATGCAAAGCGGCGACGTGATCCTGGCTCCTTACGGCAGCGGCCGTGCAGTCGCGTTGCAGAACACCGGCTTTCCGCTGAAGTTTATCTACCCGAAGGAAGGCGGCGTCGCGTTGCAGGTCGGTGCATGCGCGATCGCGGAGAACGCGCAGCCGGCGCTGTCGCAGCAGTTCATCCAGTACCTGCTGAGTCCCGAGGTGCAGACAATGCAGGCGCAGGCCATCGGTCTCGGTCCGGTCAATCGCACGGTGAAGCTCACACCGGAAGTTGCCGCGCGCGTGCCGTACGGTCCCGATCAGATCGCGAAGCTCGTCGCCGTCGACTGGACGACGATCAACCAGCACCGCACCGAATGGACGGAGCGCTGGAACCGTTCGGTCGAGCGCTAA
- a CDS encoding ABC transporter ATP-binding protein encodes MTFLTLQGLSKRYGDFTAVEQIDLSVERGEFLSLLGPSGCGKTTTLQMIAGFVTPTTGRIVLDGRDITAERPEKRGMGVVFQSYALFPHMTVENNVGFGLEMRRVKRPERMQRIAEALDLVRLGGLGARYPKELSGGQRQRVAIARAIAMQPDLLLLDEPMSNLDAKLREEMHIELRAIQRRLGITTILVTHDQVEAMTMSDRIAVMHRGTIAQLSTPFEAYERPRTPFASTFLGRTNALPGEVIRRNGRCAEVSVAGTTLKVPHEGREVQGHVHVYIRPEKMRLSPQESDATSATATASRTRGRIATRVFVGNQWLLEIDSALGKLSIAQPNFGAPPPAEGMEVGIDWSDDDLRVLEQEAADGHA; translated from the coding sequence ATGACCTTCCTCACCCTGCAGGGCCTTTCGAAACGCTACGGCGATTTCACGGCCGTCGAGCAGATCGATCTCTCCGTCGAGCGCGGCGAATTCCTGTCGCTGCTCGGACCGTCGGGTTGCGGCAAGACGACGACGCTGCAGATGATCGCCGGCTTCGTCACGCCGACCACGGGCCGCATCGTGCTCGACGGTCGCGACATCACCGCCGAGCGCCCGGAAAAGCGCGGCATGGGTGTCGTATTCCAGAGCTACGCGCTGTTTCCGCACATGACGGTCGAGAACAACGTCGGCTTCGGGCTCGAGATGCGTCGCGTGAAGCGGCCCGAGCGGATGCAGCGTATCGCCGAGGCGCTCGATCTCGTGCGGCTCGGTGGACTCGGTGCGCGCTATCCGAAGGAGTTATCCGGCGGGCAGCGGCAACGCGTCGCGATTGCACGCGCGATCGCGATGCAGCCCGATCTGCTGCTGCTCGACGAACCGATGTCGAATCTCGACGCGAAGCTGCGCGAGGAAATGCACATCGAACTGCGCGCGATCCAGCGACGCCTCGGCATCACGACGATTCTCGTCACGCATGACCAGGTGGAAGCGATGACGATGAGCGATCGCATCGCAGTGATGCATCGCGGCACCATCGCGCAGTTGAGCACGCCGTTCGAAGCGTATGAGCGACCACGCACGCCGTTCGCGTCGACGTTCCTCGGCCGCACCAACGCACTACCGGGCGAAGTGATCCGCCGCAACGGACGTTGCGCAGAAGTGTCGGTGGCAGGCACGACGCTGAAAGTGCCGCACGAAGGCCGGGAAGTACAGGGACACGTCCACGTCTATATCCGCCCGGAAAAAATGCGTCTCTCACCGCAGGAATCCGACGCTACATCAGCAACGGCAACCGCATCGCGCACGCGCGGCCGGATCGCAACACGCGTGTTCGTCGGCAACCAGTGGTTGCTGGAAATCGATTCGGCGCTCGGCAAGCTCTCCATCGCGCAGCCGAATTTCGGCGCGCCGCCGCCAGCCGAAGGCATGGAAGTCGGCATCGACTGGTCCGACGACGATCTGCGCGTACTCGAACAGGAGGCCGCCGATGGCCACGCTTGA
- a CDS encoding ABC transporter permease — MATLDHDRAGAAPWLLSGPALLLFSALLLVPLILTFMLSFHAFSDTAGVQPGWTLTNYFEVVTDPYYGTIFLRTAGLACAVTLASIVFGVPETIILARMKQPWQSLCLLVVLGPLLISVVVRTLGWQILLGNNGVLNDALRALHITSEPIRLVFTMTGTIIALTHVLVPFMVMSVWATLQKLDPQVEWAGRSLGGSPAKVFRRVVLPQILPGVLSGSIIVFALSASAFATPALIGGRRLKVVATAAYDEFLGTLNWPLGASIAVLLLIANVAIVAGCSKLAERRFRQVFE; from the coding sequence ATGGCCACGCTTGATCACGATCGCGCGGGCGCCGCGCCGTGGCTGTTGTCGGGACCGGCATTGCTGCTGTTCAGTGCGTTGCTGCTGGTGCCGCTCATCCTCACGTTCATGCTGTCGTTCCACGCGTTCAGCGATACGGCCGGCGTTCAACCGGGATGGACGCTGACGAACTATTTCGAGGTCGTCACCGATCCGTACTACGGGACGATCTTTCTGCGCACCGCCGGTCTCGCGTGCGCGGTCACGCTCGCGAGCATCGTGTTCGGCGTACCGGAAACGATCATCCTCGCGCGGATGAAACAACCGTGGCAGTCGCTGTGCCTGCTCGTCGTACTGGGCCCGCTGCTGATTTCGGTCGTCGTGCGCACGCTCGGCTGGCAGATCCTGCTCGGCAACAACGGCGTGCTGAACGACGCGCTGCGGGCGCTGCACATCACGTCGGAGCCGATACGTCTGGTGTTCACGATGACCGGCACGATCATCGCGCTCACGCATGTCCTGGTGCCGTTCATGGTGATGTCGGTATGGGCGACGCTGCAGAAGCTCGATCCGCAGGTCGAATGGGCCGGCCGTTCGCTCGGCGGATCGCCGGCGAAGGTGTTTCGTCGCGTCGTGCTGCCGCAGATCCTGCCCGGCGTGCTGTCCGGTTCGATCATCGTGTTTGCACTGTCTGCGTCCGCGTTCGCGACGCCCGCGCTGATCGGCGGACGCCGTCTGAAAGTGGTCGCGACCGCCGCATACGACGAATTCCTCGGCACGCTGAACTGGCCGCTCGGCGCGAGCATCGCCGTGCTGCTGCTGATCGCGAACGTCGCGATCGTCGCGGGCTGCAGCAAGCTCGCCGAGCGCCGCTTCCGTCAGGTGTTCGAATGA
- a CDS encoding ABC transporter permease: MNGTSRNGFWSLAYNALFLSFIAAPLIVVVLVAFTDKGFISMPFDGASLRWFKAILQNGDIVDAFWLSARLAFVAATIGVVLAVPAALAIARYRFPGRSALTSFFLSPMMIPAVVLGIAFLRFMSMLHLNGSFWPLAATHVVVVLPYALRLALSAAIGLDRDAERAALSCGASRFTAFRRIVLPMIRTGVAGGWVLSFIQSFDELTMTIFVATPGTTTLPVAMYNQIAQTIDPLVTSVATLMIAGTIILMVLLDRLAGLDRILIGESR, translated from the coding sequence ATGAACGGGACCTCGCGCAACGGTTTCTGGTCGCTCGCGTACAACGCGCTGTTCCTGTCGTTCATCGCGGCGCCGCTCATCGTCGTGGTGCTCGTCGCGTTCACCGACAAGGGCTTCATCTCGATGCCGTTCGACGGTGCATCGCTGCGCTGGTTCAAGGCGATCCTGCAGAACGGCGACATCGTCGACGCATTCTGGCTGTCCGCGCGGCTCGCGTTCGTCGCCGCGACGATCGGCGTCGTGCTTGCGGTGCCGGCCGCGCTCGCAATCGCGCGTTATCGCTTTCCGGGCCGCTCGGCACTGACGAGCTTCTTCCTGTCGCCGATGATGATTCCCGCCGTCGTGCTCGGCATCGCATTCCTGCGCTTCATGTCGATGCTGCATCTGAACGGTTCGTTCTGGCCGCTCGCCGCGACGCACGTCGTGGTCGTGCTGCCGTATGCGCTGCGCCTTGCGCTGTCGGCGGCGATCGGACTCGACCGCGATGCGGAGCGCGCCGCGTTGTCGTGCGGCGCGAGCCGCTTCACCGCGTTTCGCCGCATCGTGCTGCCGATGATCCGCACCGGCGTCGCTGGCGGCTGGGTGCTGTCGTTCATCCAGAGCTTCGACGAGCTGACGATGACGATTTTCGTGGCCACACCCGGCACGACGACGCTGCCCGTTGCGATGTACAACCAGATCGCGCAGACGATCGATCCGCTCGTCACCTCGGTGGCGACGCTGATGATCGCCGGCACGATCATATTGATGGTGCTGCTCGACCGGCTGGCCGGGCTGGACCGTATTCTGATCGGAGAATCCCGATGA
- a CDS encoding NAD(P)/FAD-dependent oxidoreductase: protein MNGSYSASPDVLVIGGGLVGSAVACGLAREGARVAVLDQDDGGFRASRGNFGLVWVQGKGYGLTPYARWTRSSSERWPAFAASLLESTGIDVALRQPGGFQFCFSDEELTAREERLSTLRRELAGDYPYQMLDARDVHDRLPAIGPDVIGASYTPMDGHVNPLKLLRALHAEMQQRGVSLVNGVDVQRIEPQGGSFVVHSAQRTWRAPRIVLAAGLGNRALAPHVGLHAPVAPNRGQVLVSERVERFLEYPTLNVRQTDEGSVQFGDSMEEVGYNDFTTTDVLASIARRNLRAFPLLRDVRLVRMWAALRVYSPDGFPVYDESAQYPGAFVVTCHSGVTLAAAHAMRIAPWITGAPMPDELPVFTGRRFLDAAAVPHRAH from the coding sequence ATGAACGGATCGTATTCCGCGAGCCCTGACGTATTGGTAATCGGCGGCGGACTCGTGGGTTCAGCCGTAGCCTGCGGACTCGCGCGCGAAGGCGCACGCGTCGCGGTGCTCGACCAGGACGATGGTGGTTTTCGCGCATCGCGCGGCAACTTTGGCCTCGTGTGGGTGCAGGGCAAGGGCTACGGGCTCACGCCGTATGCACGCTGGACCCGCAGTTCGTCGGAACGCTGGCCCGCGTTCGCCGCGTCGCTGCTGGAGAGTACAGGCATCGACGTCGCGCTGCGCCAGCCGGGCGGTTTTCAGTTCTGCTTCTCGGACGAAGAACTCACCGCGCGCGAAGAACGTCTGTCGACGCTGCGGCGCGAACTCGCCGGTGACTATCCGTACCAGATGCTCGACGCACGCGACGTCCACGACCGCCTGCCAGCGATCGGCCCCGACGTGATCGGCGCGAGCTACACGCCGATGGATGGTCACGTGAATCCGTTGAAGCTGCTGCGCGCGCTGCACGCGGAGATGCAGCAGCGCGGCGTCTCACTCGTCAACGGTGTGGACGTGCAGCGCATCGAACCGCAGGGTGGCAGCTTCGTCGTACATTCAGCGCAACGTACATGGCGCGCCCCGCGCATCGTGCTCGCCGCCGGACTCGGCAATCGCGCGCTCGCGCCGCACGTCGGACTGCATGCGCCGGTCGCGCCGAATCGCGGACAGGTACTCGTCAGCGAACGCGTCGAGCGCTTTCTCGAGTACCCGACGCTCAATGTCCGGCAAACCGACGAAGGCTCGGTGCAGTTCGGCGATTCGATGGAAGAAGTCGGCTACAACGACTTCACGACAACCGACGTGCTCGCATCGATCGCTCGCCGCAACCTGCGCGCGTTCCCGCTGCTGCGCGACGTGCGGCTCGTGCGGATGTGGGCTGCGTTGCGCGTCTACAGCCCCGACGGTTTTCCGGTCTATGACGAATCCGCGCAGTATCCCGGCGCGTTCGTCGTGACCTGCCACAGCGGCGTCACGCTCGCGGCAGCACACGCGATGCGCATCGCACCGTGGATCACAGGTGCGCCGATGCCCGACGAACTTCCCGTTTTCACCGGACGCCGCTTTCTCGATGCCGCCGCTGTGCCGCATCGCGCTCATTGA
- a CDS encoding (2Fe-2S)-binding protein, with protein sequence MTTKPLFTVLPGATDAPVDIWFNDEPLRVPGGRSVAAALLAAGIDRFRATPVSGAPRAPYCMMGVCFECLVEIDGVPSRQSCMVAVRDGMRIHSQEGARDLPPSIVAENAHEH encoded by the coding sequence ATGACCACGAAACCGCTCTTCACGGTGTTGCCCGGCGCCACCGACGCGCCCGTCGACATCTGGTTCAACGACGAACCGCTGCGCGTGCCCGGCGGACGCTCTGTCGCAGCAGCACTGCTCGCCGCCGGTATAGATCGCTTTCGCGCGACGCCCGTATCGGGTGCGCCGCGTGCGCCGTACTGCATGATGGGCGTGTGCTTCGAATGCCTCGTCGAGATCGACGGCGTGCCGAGTCGTCAGAGTTGCATGGTCGCTGTGCGCGACGGCATGCGCATCCACTCGCAGGAAGGCGCACGCGATCTGCCACCGTCCATCGTCGCGGAGAACGCTCATGAACACTGA
- a CDS encoding NAD(P)/FAD-dependent oxidoreductase — MNTEAIDVAVVGAGPAGLAAATRAAQLGLSVVLLDEQDAVGGQIYRAIERSDDTRRTILGPDYAAGAPLAAAFAASGARHVAGASVWQVTRERSVHYLRDGKVGSFDARRVILATGALERPFPVPGWTLPGVLTAGAAQILLKSAGEVPAEPPVLAGCGPLLYLLGWQYVRAGVKIRALVDTTRHEDRWRAKKHLFAALRAWPFLSKGLHLMRTLREAGVPTYTAADDLRIESAPGDDGTPRAAALHFSVKGVPQRIETSVVLLHQGVVPNTQFTHALRAKHRWDEAQLCFTPETDVWGELDVAGVFVAGDGSGIGGAEAAAQRGELAALAVATQLGKLDAAARDAAARPHREKLADVMRIRPFLDALYRPRDANRIPADDVTVCRCEEVTAGEVRHFVSLGCLGPNQAKSFGRCGMGPCQGRLCGLTVTEVIAAARNVEPEAVGYYRIRPPIKPLTLGELAGE; from the coding sequence ATGAACACTGAAGCGATCGACGTCGCAGTCGTGGGCGCAGGCCCCGCGGGACTCGCGGCAGCAACGCGCGCCGCGCAGCTTGGTTTGTCGGTCGTGCTGCTCGACGAACAGGACGCCGTCGGCGGACAGATCTATCGCGCGATCGAGCGCAGCGACGACACGCGCCGCACGATCCTCGGCCCCGACTACGCAGCTGGTGCGCCGCTTGCTGCCGCGTTCGCCGCATCGGGTGCGCGCCATGTCGCGGGCGCATCGGTGTGGCAGGTCACACGCGAGCGCAGCGTCCACTATCTGCGCGACGGCAAGGTCGGCAGCTTCGACGCACGTCGCGTGATCCTCGCGACCGGCGCACTTGAGAGACCGTTCCCTGTGCCCGGCTGGACGTTACCAGGCGTGCTGACCGCGGGCGCCGCGCAGATCCTGCTGAAAAGCGCAGGCGAAGTGCCCGCCGAACCGCCGGTGCTCGCCGGCTGCGGACCGCTGCTGTATCTGCTCGGCTGGCAGTACGTGCGAGCGGGCGTGAAGATTCGTGCGCTCGTCGATACGACACGCCATGAGGATCGCTGGCGTGCGAAGAAACATCTGTTCGCGGCGCTGCGCGCGTGGCCGTTTCTGAGCAAGGGGCTGCATCTGATGCGCACGTTGCGCGAAGCCGGCGTGCCGACCTACACGGCAGCGGACGATCTTCGCATCGAAAGCGCACCCGGCGACGACGGCACACCACGCGCGGCGGCGTTGCACTTCAGCGTGAAGGGTGTCCCGCAGCGCATCGAAACATCGGTGGTGCTGCTGCATCAAGGCGTCGTGCCGAACACGCAGTTCACGCATGCGCTGCGTGCGAAGCATCGCTGGGATGAAGCGCAACTGTGCTTCACGCCCGAGACCGATGTATGGGGCGAACTCGACGTCGCGGGCGTATTCGTCGCCGGCGATGGCTCGGGCATCGGCGGTGCGGAAGCAGCGGCGCAACGCGGCGAACTCGCCGCGCTCGCGGTCGCGACGCAACTCGGCAAGCTCGACGCCGCCGCACGCGACGCGGCCGCACGTCCGCATCGCGAGAAATTGGCGGACGTGATGCGCATCCGTCCATTCCTCGACGCACTGTACCGCCCGCGCGACGCGAACCGCATTCCCGCCGACGATGTCACCGTCTGCCGCTGCGAAGAAGTCACTGCCGGTGAAGTGCGGCACTTCGTGTCGCTCGGCTGTCTCGGACCGAACCAGGCGAAGTCGTTCGGTCGCTGCGGGATGGGTCCGTGCCAGGGACGTCTGTGCGGGCTCACGGTCACCGAAGTCATCGCCGCCGCGCGCAACGTCGAGCCGGAAGCGGTCGGCTACTACCGCATCCGTCCGCCGATCAAACCGCTCACGCTCGGAGAGCTTGCCGGTGAATGA